From a region of the Mercurialis annua linkage group LG1-X, ddMerAnnu1.2, whole genome shotgun sequence genome:
- the LOC126665345 gene encoding probable protein phosphatase 2C 22 isoform X2, which produces MEGSKGYCGIGENGSSSEGRPPNPLSASLASLQFLNNDNHSNVPVSCNKTLVKTRASGLSVEPELGAENQDNDFFPIVRSGAWADIGFRPSMEDVYICFDNFMSDYGINNIGDGPNAFYGVFDGHGGKHAADFACYHLPKFIVEDEDFPREIQRVVASAFLQTDNAFAEACSVNAALSSGSTALAALIMGRLLVVANAGDCRAVLCRRGKAIEMSRDHKPVCSKEKKRIEASGGHVFDGYLNGLLNVARAIGDWHMEGMKSKDGGPLSAEPELMTTQLTEEDEFLIIGCDGIWDVFRSQNAVDFARRRLQEHNDPAMCSKDVVDEALKRKSGDNLSVVVVCFKSEPPPNLVAARPRVHRSFSAEGLRELQSFLDNLAN; this is translated from the exons ATGGAGGGGAGTAAAGGGTATTGCGGGATTGGAGAGAATGGTAGCTCAAGTGAGGGGAGGCCTCCAAATCCTCTGTCTGCATCACTAGCTTCTTTACAGTTTCTTAACAATGACAATCACAGCAATGTTCCTGTTTCGTGTAACAAAACTCTG GTGAAGACAAGGGCGTCAGGTTTAAGTGTGGAACCTGAACTTGGTGCAGAAAACCAAGATAATGATTTCTTTCCGATTGTCCGTTCTGGAGCATGGGCAGATATTGGTTTTCGTCCAAGTATGGAAGATGTGTACATATGTTTCGATAACTTTATGAGTGACTATGGGATCAATAACATTGGTGATGGCCCCAATGCCTTCTACGGG GTATTTGATGGACATGGAGGAAAACATGCTGCAGACTTTGCTTGCTACCATTTGCCAAAATTTATTGTTGAGGATGAAGACTTCCCAAGAGAGATTCAGAGGGTTGTTGCTTCTGCATTTCTGCAGACTGACAATGCTTTTGCAGAGGCTTGCTCTGTAAATGCGGCCCTTTCTTCTGGCTCCACTGCACTGGCAGCTCTTATTATGGGGAG GTTGTTGGTGGTGGCAAACGCGGGTGACTGCCGAGCTGTGCTGTGTCGTCGTGGCAAAGCAATTGAAATGTCGAGAGATCACAAACCAGTTTGTAGCAAAGAGAAGAAACGCATTGAGGCATCAGGGGGACATGTCTTTGACGGATACCTCAATGGCCTACTAAATGTAGCTCGTGCTATAGGAGATTGGCACATGGAAGGAATGAAAAGTAAAGATGGTGGGCCACTAAGTGCGGAACCAGAGCTTATGACTACACAATTGACAGAGGAAGACGAATTCCTCATTATAGGATGTGATGGGATTTGGGATGTTTTTAGGAGCCAAAATGCTGTAGATTTTGCCAGGAGGAGGCTTCAGGAGCACAATGATCCAGCGATGTGCAGTAAAGATGTGGTGGATGAAGCTTTGAAAAGAAAGAGCGGGGATAATTTATCGGTGGTTGTGGTTTGCTTCAAATCTGAGCCTCCTCCTAATTTGGTTGCAGCGCGCCCAAGGGTGCATAGAAGCTTCTCTGCAGAGGGCCTCAGGGAACTGCAAAGCTTTTTGGATAACTTGGCTAATTGA
- the LOC126665345 gene encoding probable protein phosphatase 2C 22 isoform X1: MEGSKGYCGIGENGSSSEGRPPNPLSASLASLQFLNNDNHSNVPVSCNKTLVRHHSLVKTRASGLSVEPELGAENQDNDFFPIVRSGAWADIGFRPSMEDVYICFDNFMSDYGINNIGDGPNAFYGVFDGHGGKHAADFACYHLPKFIVEDEDFPREIQRVVASAFLQTDNAFAEACSVNAALSSGSTALAALIMGRLLVVANAGDCRAVLCRRGKAIEMSRDHKPVCSKEKKRIEASGGHVFDGYLNGLLNVARAIGDWHMEGMKSKDGGPLSAEPELMTTQLTEEDEFLIIGCDGIWDVFRSQNAVDFARRRLQEHNDPAMCSKDVVDEALKRKSGDNLSVVVVCFKSEPPPNLVAARPRVHRSFSAEGLRELQSFLDNLAN; this comes from the exons ATGGAGGGGAGTAAAGGGTATTGCGGGATTGGAGAGAATGGTAGCTCAAGTGAGGGGAGGCCTCCAAATCCTCTGTCTGCATCACTAGCTTCTTTACAGTTTCTTAACAATGACAATCACAGCAATGTTCCTGTTTCGTGTAACAAAACTCTGGTTCGCCACCACTCCCTA GTGAAGACAAGGGCGTCAGGTTTAAGTGTGGAACCTGAACTTGGTGCAGAAAACCAAGATAATGATTTCTTTCCGATTGTCCGTTCTGGAGCATGGGCAGATATTGGTTTTCGTCCAAGTATGGAAGATGTGTACATATGTTTCGATAACTTTATGAGTGACTATGGGATCAATAACATTGGTGATGGCCCCAATGCCTTCTACGGG GTATTTGATGGACATGGAGGAAAACATGCTGCAGACTTTGCTTGCTACCATTTGCCAAAATTTATTGTTGAGGATGAAGACTTCCCAAGAGAGATTCAGAGGGTTGTTGCTTCTGCATTTCTGCAGACTGACAATGCTTTTGCAGAGGCTTGCTCTGTAAATGCGGCCCTTTCTTCTGGCTCCACTGCACTGGCAGCTCTTATTATGGGGAG GTTGTTGGTGGTGGCAAACGCGGGTGACTGCCGAGCTGTGCTGTGTCGTCGTGGCAAAGCAATTGAAATGTCGAGAGATCACAAACCAGTTTGTAGCAAAGAGAAGAAACGCATTGAGGCATCAGGGGGACATGTCTTTGACGGATACCTCAATGGCCTACTAAATGTAGCTCGTGCTATAGGAGATTGGCACATGGAAGGAATGAAAAGTAAAGATGGTGGGCCACTAAGTGCGGAACCAGAGCTTATGACTACACAATTGACAGAGGAAGACGAATTCCTCATTATAGGATGTGATGGGATTTGGGATGTTTTTAGGAGCCAAAATGCTGTAGATTTTGCCAGGAGGAGGCTTCAGGAGCACAATGATCCAGCGATGTGCAGTAAAGATGTGGTGGATGAAGCTTTGAAAAGAAAGAGCGGGGATAATTTATCGGTGGTTGTGGTTTGCTTCAAATCTGAGCCTCCTCCTAATTTGGTTGCAGCGCGCCCAAGGGTGCATAGAAGCTTCTCTGCAGAGGGCCTCAGGGAACTGCAAAGCTTTTTGGATAACTTGGCTAATTGA
- the LOC126666344 gene encoding loganic acid O-methyltransferase-like has product MNGGNNEYSYSKNSHIQRNVAEKAKSILVSGIIDNLDIENSSSSSSLNKFTIADLGCSTGPNTFISVENIIEAIRQKFKILPEIQVYFNDHVSNDFNALFFNLPSSRNYFACGVGGSFHGRLFPKGSINFVYSAFALQWLSKVPSELNCGVCNGGRIHYGNAPKEVCDAYYGQYERDMISFFDCRAEEVAPAGLMAFLVPGRPDEALPSQFSLSLFLQILESCLVDMADEGEISKEKLESFNMPLYSPSIEELRRIIDKNGKFSIVKLEAHEESIKMLSSRSCRSGFESIISKHFGGEIIEQLFKRYDTKFAQHYPIVVADCTSLYIFVLLKRHL; this is encoded by the exons ATGAATGGTGGAAACAATGAGTATAGCTATTCCAAGAACTCACATATACAGAGAAATGTAGCAGAGAAAGCAAAATCAATTTTAGTTAGTGGAATAATTGATAATCTTGACATAGAAAATagttcatcatcatcatcattgaACAAGTTTACTATTGCTGATTTAGGTTGTTCGACAGGGCCAAATACATTTATTTCAGTGGAGAACATAATAGAAGCAATAAggcaaaaattcaaaatcctGCCAGAAATTCAGGTTTATTTCAACGACCATGTTTCCAATGATTTTAACGCTCTCTTCTTCAACCTTCCTTCGAGCAGGAACTACTTTGCGTGTGGAGTCGGAGGTTCATTTCACGGCAGATTGTTTCCGAAGGGTTCGATCAACTTCGTGTATTCGGCATTTGCATTGCAATGGCTATCGAAAGTACCGAGTGAGTTGAATTGTGGAGTGTGTAACGGAGGAAGAATTCATTACGGAAATGCTCCGAAGGAAGTTTGCGACGCTTATTATGGTCAGTATGAAAGGGATAtgatttctttttttgattGTCGAGCAGAAGAGGTTGCTCCGGCTGGATTGATGGCGTTTCTTGTTCCAGGCCGTCCTGATGAAGCACTTCCATCTCAATTCTCCCTCTCCCTTTTTCTTCAAATCCTGGAATCTTGCCTGGTTGATATGGCAGATGAG GGAGAAATAAGCAAAGAAAAGTTGGAGTCATTCAACATGCCATTGTACAGCCCTTCAATAGAAGAGTTAAGAAGAATTATAGacaaaaatggaaaatttaGCATTGTAAAATTGGAAGCTCATGAAGAAAGTATAAAAATGCTTTCATCAAGATCCTGCAGATCTGGTTTTGAGAGCATCATCAGCAAACACTTTGGTGGTGAAATTATTGAACAACTATTCAAGAGATACGATACAAAATTTGCACAGCATTACCCAATTGTTGTTGCTGATTGCACTTCCCTTTATATTTTTGTCCTTCTCAAGCGCCATCTTTAA
- the LOC126664878 gene encoding probable auxin efflux carrier component 1c, with amino-acid sequence MITALDFYHVMTAMVPLYVAMILAYGSVKWWKIFTPDQCSGINRFVALFAVPLLSFHFISSNNPYAMNFRFIAADSLQKLIVLAVLTAWTFLSKRGCLEWTITLFSLSTLPNTLVMGIPLLKGMYGDYSGSLMVQVVVLQCIIWYTLMLFMFEYRGAKLLITEQFPDTAASIVSIHVDSDIMSLDGRHPLETEAEIKEDGKLHVTVRKSNASRSDIFSRRSHGFSSTTPRPSNLTNAEIYSLQSSRNPTPRGSSFNHTDFYSMMAAGRNSNFGASDVFGLPASRGPTPRPSNFEEDGSNKPRFHYAAAGGGATHYPAPNPGMFSPTGSKGNSNTVGGNTNNIKSKANGQAPQKSGNEDGKDLHMFVWSSSASPVSDVFGAHEYGAHDQKDVRLAVSPGKVDDGHREDEHHQEGEYMEREEFSFGKKKDEVDGGRPKAMPPTSVMTRLILIMVWRKLIRNPNTYSSLIGLIWSLVSFRWNVEMPAIIAKSISILSDAGLGMAMFSLGLFMALQPKIIACGNSVAAFTMAVRFLTGPAVMAAASIAVGLRGTLLHVAIVQAALPQGIVPFVFAKEYNVHPQILSTGVIFGMLIALPITLVYYVLLGL; translated from the exons ATGATCACAGCTTTAGATTTCTACCATGTAATGACAGCCATGGTGCCACTCTATGTGGCCATGATCTTAGCCTACGGATCAGTCAAATGGTGGAAGATTTTCACTCCTGATCAATGCTCCGGAATCAACCGTTTCGTGGCCCTTTTTGCCGTCCCTTTGCTCTCTTTTCATTTCATCTCTTCTAACAATCCTTACGCTATGAACTTCCGTTTCATAGCAGCCGATTCACTTCAAAAACTCATCGTTCTCGCAGTTCTAACTGCATGGACTTTTCTCAGCAAAAGGGGCTGCTTAGAATGGACTATCacattattttctctctcaacTCTACCCAACACCCTCGTTATGGGCATTCCTTTACTTAAAGGAATGTACGGCGACTATTCCGGTAGTTTAATGGTGCAAGTAGTTGTTTTGCAGTGTATTATTTGGTATACTTTGATGCTTTTCATGTTCGAATATAGAGGTGCTAAGTTGCTGATCACCGAACAGTTTCCTGATACTGCCGCTTCTATTGTTTCCATCCATGTCGATTCCGATATTATGTCGCTCGATGGACGACACCCTCTTGAGACCGAAGCTGAGATCAAAGAAGATGGTAAACTTCATGTTACCGTAAGAAAATCTAATGCTTCAAGATCGGATATTTTCTCGAGAAGGTCTCATGGATTCTCGTCTACAACTCCGAGACCGTCGAATCTTACTAATGCTGAGATTTACTCTTTACAATCCTCAAGAAACCCTACTCCAAGAGGTTCTAGTTTCAATCACACTGATTTTTACTCAATGATGGCTGCTGGGAGAAACTCCAACTTTGGCGCATCAGATGTTTTCGGTCTCCCAGCCTCACGTGGTCCGACTCCTCGGCCGTCGAATTTCGAAGAAGATGGTAGTAATAAGCCGAGGTTCCATTACGCGGCGGCGGGCGGTGGTGCAACTCATTATCCTGCACCGAACCCGGGTATGTTTTCACCAACTGGGTCTAAAGGTAATAGTAATACAGTTGGTGGtaatactaataatataaagaGTAAGGCTAATGGGCAAGCTCCACAAAAGAGTGGCAATGAAGATGGTAAGGATCTTCATATGTTTGTTTGGAGTTCTAGTGCTTCTCCTGTTTCTGATGTATTTGGTGCTCATGAGTACGGTGCCCATGACCAGAAAGATGTTCGATTAGCTGTTTCCCCGGGAAAAG TTGATGATGGGCATAGAGAAGATGAACATCATCAAGAGGGTGAGTACATGGAAAGAGAAGAGTTTAGCTTTGGGAAGAAGAAGGATGAAGTGGATGGTGGAAGACCAAAAGCTATGCCTCCCACAAGTGTGATGACAAGGCTTATTCTGATTATGGTTTGGAGGAAACTCATTAGAAATCCCAACACTTATTCCAGCTTAATTGGTTTAATTTGGTCTTTAGTTTCATTCAG GTGGAATGTAGAAATGCCTGCCATAATTGCAAAGTCCATCTCAATACTGTCAGACGCAGGGCTTGGCATGGCCATGTTCAGTCTTG GTCTGTTCATGGCTTTGCAGCCAAAGATCATAGCATGTGGCAATTCCGTCGCAGCTTTTACTATGGCCGTGAGATTCCTTACAGGACCAGCTGTCATGGCAGCTGCTTCCATTGCTGTTGGTCTTCGAGGAACGCTCTTACACGTTGCTATTGTCCAG GCAGCTCTACCACAAGGAATTGTCCCCTTTGTCTTTGCCAAGGAATACAACGTACACCCTCAAATTCTCAGCACGGg TGTAATATTCGGAATGCTAATTGCATTGCCCATAACTCTTGTGTACTACGTTCTATTGGGGTTGTAG